attttatatgagcttttattatatttaaggtgtatttttagttatttacaaaaattgaatttaattttatatttaaggtGTATTTATTCataaattaattactttattaaatatatatgtttacaaaTAGATTCATGGCCCcacaattaaaaattttaaaaaaagaagaagaaaagaagtgtAGTGGATCTCTCAAGCTCCAATTTGGAGCTTATGAGGCGCCAGCGGAACCGCTGGAGGCAAACAAGCACTAGGTATCACTTTCGGGTCGGCCCTTTTTGTTTGAGCCCGTTTCGTTGGGCTCTGTTCAAGAAAATTCATCACACTTCGTGCCTCGTAGGTAGAGGTGGCAAAAAACTAGTTCTGGATCGGTTTTGGATCGAACAACAACacatatttatgaaatatttacatgtctggaACCCAACCCATATTGAATTTCAACGTACTTAATTAATCAAACTTGTATtagtttaaatccgaacaaataaatcaaagaaTAACCTAATCATGATTAGGGTTCGGACaagtaaatttaaaatatttttgtgtttagatcatgatttcagacatataacttatgtccaaacttaatttaatattGATCTGACAAATTCGGTAATCCGGACCGCAAAAGAGAATGGGCGTCAATTAgtcaaattcattgtttttttaataaaataaatattaatagaTAAACAAATAGTAAATTACAAAACAGTCCACTTCATCCCATCCTTCTTGCATCACAACAGCCCACACTCATTCACTGCGCCCTGAATCAAACAATCCCAAGCCGAGCTCTCTTCATCTTCGATCGAATCACTcatgggaggaggaggagaccatGGACACGGAGCGGAAGGGGCCCACGATCCTGCTGATTTTAGGAGCAAGGTTTGGAGCATGTCGGGAGGTCCGAATTGCAGGCCCAAGCACTGGCGCCGCAACACTGCCGTCGCCATGGCCGGCATCTTCCTCATCTGCATACCCATCGCCATGAAATCTGCAGAGCTCGAGGTTTCTTTATCCTTTATTCCTTTGGATTTGACTTCTGGTTGCAAATGCAACGTAAAATTTTCGGTTTGGAATTTCTGAGTGGGAATTATATACTGGTTGGTTCAGGGTAGTGATTTGTGACACTATGTCCATAGATGCGAATAATTTGCGTTGTTGGGATGCATTTCTATTTTACTGCCCTGAAATGTATTGGTAGGCGCATTACATTGTGGTACGGTCGTGATTCCAAGCAATTCTGTAATTGGTATCTGTCACTATCTTAACTTGAATTCATGGTTGCCTTTTTACGTTATTGCTCAAGTGTGGCCTGTTCTGTGGACCAGGATTTGTGTGATGCCGTGTGAGATTATATATCTAGTTTTGTTCTTCACTTGTTGGAGGATTTGGATGGAGACAAACAAGCGACTTCCTGTGGTGAATTGCTCAATGTGGAGGGCTTGACCTTAACTGTGAAAGGTTCCTTTGAGGGGAGAACTGTGAGGCCATGTGGTCCAAAGCAAAAAATTTATGCAAGCATTGGGTTCAGTCTGGTGTTGGAGCTAGTGAGCCACATTGAGGATTCTTGGCCTGCCTGGGTAAAGGTCTTGGATTgggtttagtttttatttttttcttaaaagaaaaagatatttgatttatttttaccTTGACTAGGATCTCAAGGATTTCAGTGGGTTGTCTTATGAGTTCCCATTTCCACGTAATGAGGGCTAGGTCTTACACCTTTCAAGACAAGTTTTTGGAGCCGAACTGTGAGAACTGGAGGGCCAAGTGGATAGAACGTACAAGCATTGAGTTTGGTTGTTTCACGTTTTGTAGGTAATTGGGTTGAATCACGTTTTTGAAAGGTTAAAGGGAATAGATTTAGCAATCTTAGTGTTTGGTTCTCGAGGCAATGTAACTAAATATTTATAGTTTCCTAGAACATATCGATCTAGCTTCTGTTTTGTTCTGTCTTGTGTGGCATTCCTTTGAGCCCTTTCATTCCTGTTTTATCCTATTGAAACAATTATTCTTCATTAGAaagggaagaaagaaagaaagaaactgaaGAGTTTATAGAAGCAGTTCTGATAATGAATGAGTGTGCGTAAATATTGCGTGCATACATTTGTAGTGTAAGAGAAATCAATGATTTCTATATAAGTTCCCCATGGTTCTCTAAATTATTTGGATGCCTATTTGCATGCTACTTGTTCCTCTTTCTGTGATGCTGTTTCATGTTCCTGACAGAATAGTTCTCATACTACACTGGAATTTTAGTATCAAACATTCTTTTGGCTAATCTGAAATTTGCTTTAGGACTGATACTGGAAGGAACTTGGTGTCATGTCTGAACTTTGTAGGTACTTCTTTGAATGCCTACACTGTCATACTGATAAGATTTCCTTCAACTTTCCCTTTGTTGTGCACCAGAGCTTGTTGCTTAGTAAAATctactctctttcttttttgggatAATTCATGGggttatattctcaaattttTGAGGGAGGAGGAATCGAACCATGTTCCTTGTGCAAATGTGAGGAGTAGAAAATCTGTAAATCTACTATTACCTATGAAAAACAGTTCCATTAATTAGTTTAGACCTTTCAAATTGTCCCCAAGGTGTTGGTGTTTTATGGCTCTGTTTTTTGGGCGTATGTTATCGATTATTATAATGAATAGCCAGCTAAAGACTAAAGTGTCTGATTTCTTGCAGCAACGGCCTCATCACCCTGTCCGTCCAATTCCATCACAGCTCTGGTGCAAGAATTTTGGAAATAAAGAGTACTAAAGCTACCATTTGGCCATCAAGAGGAGTTCTGGATTACTTGATCCGGCTGTTTGGCTAACGACTCTTTGTTCGCGTTGATTGAATATGTGAGCACCATTTTACAACTTAATTTAGAACTATTGGAATAAGATTCTGTATCGACAAACTATGGATCTGGGCTATATTATAGCTATGATTTTATTGTCAATACTTTGCTAAAACTCCTGCTTACAGTCATCAATGGAATGTGGACTGTAGACTGGTATCAGAATTTATGCTTTTGTCTAGTTGATGTCATGGAGTTGCTTTTGTTCCTTGTAGCGTGTCAAAAACGTTTTATTTGATAGTGATTGGTGAAATGATGGACACCAAGGTCTTGGCTCTTGAATGTTAAATTGTTAAAGCATCTCTAGTGCCTCTTAAGGAAGTGTTGAAAGCAATTTGCCTTTTCTACATAAAATACTGGGTTGCTTTGGTCATTTGTTGTTCAGAATTCAACAATTCGCCGCGTCTACATTGATTTGATGAAAGAGAAAAGAGACTATTACTTCTGAAAAGGCGTATCCTTGAAAGAGAGTCATTTGGAATCAATTCCATTAAATTATTGCTTACCACTATTTACTACAACCTttattgctaaggcatcaagaaATTCTCTCAACTCCTTCAAATTGTCAAAGCTTTTTTTTGGGGGGAGGGGGGGTGCATTCAAGCATATGCTCCAATTGAGTGGAGATAAATTAGAATAATGTGGAAAGGTTATGTGTTATTggacaaattaaatataatttctAATTGATGACCAATTAGTCAAAAATTAGAGCTTTTTAAAACAATTATAGAGCCCCAAATCCACATCAAAACATAGAATCATACTATCATTTTTATGGTCCTCGTTTCAAGTCTTCAGAACCACagtttatcaacaaaaaaaagtctTTCAGAACTTTAATTGTGATTAGACAATAAAGCAGTGACAGAACTCAATAATACACGTAGTAATTCTCTCGTAGGGTCCACACGTTGAACCTCCCCTAGTATTTACTCTTCACCAGGCCAACGAAATATATCGATGTACTACGTGTCATAATCTGAGCCGGCGAATTTCCCATCTGGTGTGCTCGTACATATTACATTGCATGCCATTAATGAACCGTGATGACATATATTCCCATATATACCCTCGCTGCCCTAATATTTTTACGGGCACACTATAAACCTCCCGAGTCACTCTCTAATGAATCTCACTTCTATTCTCTTTGCCCCCAAATCTCGGGCAGGCGTCAGTCGCTTTCTAGATGGTTCATAGTTGAAGACCATGGCCGAAATTCaataattagaaaaataaaaattatttttatatatatatattattatattatattataactATATATAATCGTAGAGCAAGAACACGGTTGCAGGTATTTCACTCTCTGATCTCCGAGAGAGAATGTGGTTTTGAGAAAGGGAAGCTGAGACTTGAGAGTGATACTCAGAgcagctttgtttttttgcttcTTAGTTGTGTGTTTTTGACTATCGAAGTGGTTGGATCTTGATTTTTTCTTGGACGAGGAGAATGTGGAATCTTGCACGAATCGCAGCGTCGAGTTTGAACCGATCGCGGCGGTTCTCCACGTTGATTCCTGGTCCCTCTATGGTACACAAGCGTGGTGCCGATATCCTCCATGATCCCTGGTTCAATAAGGTTACTGTTcctgttctttctttctttcaaagaTTTGAGTTGATGTTCGGTTTATGAGATCAAGGGATTGTACTTTCAAAAGCAACGCTCAATTAGTTAAGAAAACTTATAGTTGTAAATGTTAACAGCAGCTACGTATAGTTTTGATTCTTGTAGCGATTTTGATGAGAACTGTTGTGTATACAGTATAGTGATGCTGCTTTTACTGAAAGAAAGCGTTTTGCGGTTTATGTGCAAGTAATGAGTTCCACGTAGTACGTAGCTTACAGTTTGTTAAAGTTGAGGTTTTCTGCTGCTAATTGATAAAGCATTAGACCTTATGTTCTGCACACATTACTGGAAGGGAATCAGTAAACTGTTCTGATTAGTGATTAGGATGATACGTCGCCAAAAATCATAGATAGCCATATGCTAGCAAAAATCATAGATATCACTTCATGGCTAGAATTTGGACTCTTGAAGATTGTACTGCTGTTATTTGTATGACGAATATGTCTTTGAATCAGGTGTATTTTCTGTATGAACTTTCATGTACTGTTTTGCAGATGTCCACTCTGTGCCTGAACTTTTGGTCATTTGAGTATGTTCTGTAGATGgagtaaaattttcattttttaaggtGGTTAATGCTaatcttatttatcttctttaatAAAAGTGTTAATTGCTGCCACATGGCTAAGCATTCTCTGGCATCTCTCAAGATTCTGAAACCCGTCATCATGCTGCTTCGCTTACAATCTAATATTACCAAGAGAAATGATTATGCGATGTTTGAAAGACGCACtctacttttttatttttaattgatgGAAATATTATGCaaaatatttatgtaaaattttCACTGCTCCATGCCATGGATAATTCAAGAGCAGGATACTGGATTTCCCTTGACTGAAAGAGATCGATTAGGACTGCGGGGCCTCCTTCCTCCTCGTGTTATATCTTTTGAGCAACAATATACTCGTTTTAGTAAGTTACATCCATATCATTTGAAGTTGTTTATATCTTCATTCTGCTTAGCCAATGGTGTTCTAATGTCTTAAAGGTACGAACCTGATTGAGATTCTGTTGCTTGAAGATATCTATCTTCTTTAAGCTACACCCAATTTTAGTCATTCTTATCGCCAATAGCTTGTTGATAGTTGGTATAGAAACTAAATAACTAAAGGCGGCTCAGTTCATTGTAAAAAGAAACACCCTTCTCATTTGACCTGCTATCTATTTATTGTAGTTATGCAAAGTCAATTGAAATAAGGGATATATGATTTATTATGAGAGTCCTTATTACAGATATTGACGGGGATTGTGTTCACTCCTTTGTTAGGAGTTTGACAAGATCAATGAAAATGCCTCCTCTGCTATCTTTGGTGTATCAAGCAGTTCACTGAAATGCCTACTTTGATGGCTCATCTTTATAAAGAAAAATTTCCACCCTTACCTGGCCATCCTCCAAGTTCCACGAGACTATGGTCTCCTTGTAGCCCAATGGAATGCAATAGTACACCATGTGATAACCTATATCTATTAATTGGTGACATTCTTGTGCTGTTTGAATTTTACTTGGTCAAATAATCTTTCTTGATATGAATGAGACTCTTAGGAAATCTCCCCCCgccctctctctcacacacatgcGCAcgctcaaatatatatgttttgtttcatttcGTGGAGAatgaattcaaaatatttaatattgcctCATATGCTGTTTTTTCAGTGGAATCATATCAATCACTGGAAAAAAATACTAAGGGTCAACCAGAAGGTGTTGTATCTTTAGCAAAATGGAGGATCCTGAATAGACTGCACGACAGGAATGAGACTCTGTACTACCGAGTACGTGCTGTTGGGAATTCTGACATATATGTGTGCTTCAAATTAATCCAGTTTGTTGAATTTTGAAgatatatcttcttttttttttttgtttctttcaggTCCTTATTGATAATATCAAGGACTTTGCACCAATTATATACACACCAACGGTAGGATTAGTGTGTCAAAATTATTCAGGGTTATTTAGACGCCCACGTGGAATGTATTTTAGTGCAAAGGATAAAGGAGAGATGATGTCAATGATTTATAATTGGCCAGCTCAGCAGGTACCATTCTTAGTCTTGTGAGAGTTTCATGCAAcatatattttatcttttgatACCTACATTCTCTATTTCATCTCTATGTTCTTCATTTTCTGTTGAAGGCCTTTCTTTAAGACGGAAAATAGTAGAATTAGTGAAATAACTATGTGAATTAGTAACTTGGTATTTCAATTGTCACTGGTGGAGTTGTGTACCCAATAAGTCTCTGAACCAGCAGGATCTCAGTTGAAAATCCTTGATTCTGGAAAGCTCAATGGTAGttgaaaggaaaaagaaaattgtgaTCCTGGATGAACTTATTGGTATCCATAATAGCGTGTCAAGTTCATTTGACCTATACTTGGTTCGGAGAATCTTCTTAATTCTACGTACTTGAATAGTTTTTTCAATATCTTTCAGCCTCTTCTAAATGCAAGTTCTATAGTCATTACTAGATTGATTCTTTCTATCTGCCCCCTAGGTCAAACACTGTGCTAGTTGATTTGTGTTGAATTAATTGAAGATATTacagaacttttttttttcatataaattTGATGTATTATAAATCTGTTTTAGACTCATCATCTTTTGAGTTTTTTAATCAATCATTTTGGATGCTTGTTACCGTAACTTCTAATACTCCATCCTCCACTGAGTAAATTGGATTTTGAATTCTTATTTCTTAATGCATCGCCTGAAAAGTTGTCTTTGCCTCCTGCTTGACTTCTTGTCTGGAATTTCCTTGTTTCAATTTATTAATTCTCTCTGTAATTCCTTTCAACTCTTTGTCTTCTTAGTCAAGTTGTTGAGAAGCTACAAAACAGCTTACTGACCTggtttttcctcttctttcttcacaTTTTACCTTCACATGGTTCCGAATTTGTGCGTACACCACTAGTTTCATGGGCATTGGTGGATCAACCAAGTCATCAGACTTTTCCTCTCTGTAGGATGGGGTCTCGCCAGCTTCAGAAAAGACCTTTATAGAGTTGCAGAACTCTCATTCATTATTAGATAAAAAGGATTTCTTAAAGAAAGTTTAATTTGACACTTCTTTgctatcatcatcattatctgaGCCGTtgtcccaaaagtttggggtctcTACTACATGTATTCCTTTTTCCCCAAAGTTTTGGCACTTTGCTATGTTGGGTGAAAAATAGAGCTTTAAATTCGTCTTTGCATTCGCACGCAAATAATCtcttcttttaattttctaGAATTTCGTCTTAGCAACTTGATTTGTTTTCAGAAGTTGTAATCATAGTTTGATTGACTTCTTCTTCCCCAACCCTACTGGTAAAAAGAGAACCTTGTTACTTCATACTTGTTTTGGCTTGTAGTTAATTACTTGTTGCTTTATTACTTTGGAAATTCATTAATCGTGAACTGTAACAAAAATGGCTATATTTAGCTCTTATTTGCAGCATATCCGTTGCTCTTCCTGTGGCAGGAGCTAAGTTTCTTTTCTTATGTTTGCAAGGTTGACATGATTGTCCTGACAGATGGTAGTCGTATTCTTGGCCTTGGTGATCTAGGGGTTCAAGGAATTGGCATACCAATTGGGAAACTTGATATGTATGTCGCCGCTGCCGGCATCAACCCGCAGAGGGTATGCCCTCATCTCTCCCCCTCCTCCCCCTCCGTGCTTGTTCTTTGAGCCCCCTCATGTGAATTTGTGTGACTCTTGGTGTATATTTGCTTATGAATGTTTAAGCATTTATTTTACTGACAGTTTCTGGCCTTGCATTATATATAATTGTGTAAGCCGACATTTATACTCAGCTGTGACAGGGCAATTTCCATCTGCTGTGTAAACAAACATGGTGATTTGTTGATGGTCATTATCAAAACATTGTGAGAGAATAGTTCCCTATAATTGATTTCTTGTGGTTATGGACACATTATGATAAACagcatacatgcatgcatgtaagTTTGAATAAGTTGAGAGTATGTTCATAAAGCTCTGAGGATTTGGAATCTATCACCCtggcaaaaaaaatttccttcatTAATATCTTGGTTTAGTAGCAAATTTTGTTGTAAGTCATAACATTTAACCTATGTCCATCTTTTACAGATTCTCCCAGTTATGCTGGATGTTGGTACAAACAATCAAAAGTTGCTTGAAGATCAGCTTTGTGAGTAAAATATGCACGCCTATTTTTGTTCCTTCTTTTGCACCATAGCTGTTATCTGTCCTTCATTACATTGGCcccttcttgttttcttttcattgcCACAGAAATAGTTATTTCTTATGATTTGAATAATACACTATATTGTATAACTTTTCTGCTATTGGTATCTTGGGTTGTATATTATTTGTTATTCTCCACAAGTATATGTTAATTAAATATGTTTACTTCGTATTGACCAATAAATAGGTTATTTTGTAGAGAAATAGAACCAGTGATTCCCTAGGTTTGCACCACGAAGGTTTAATCTTAATGACCTTGAAGCAATTTGGCTAATTCAATGTTaatctatttttattttgatgcattaaacTGTTTTTGTGGTTGAGATACTTTTTTAAGTGGGAAAAGTGCTCTGTGCATGAATGGTCTTCTCATTACATAGtttcttcattctcttttttgtgtAGATTTAGGAGTTCGACAACCGAGGTTGGAAGGAGAAGAGTATCTATCAATTGTTGATGAATTTATGGAGGCTGTTTTTACACGATGGCCAAAGGCCATTGTACAGGTCTGTCCTTTTAAAAGTTACGACTAATGTGTTGTGGTTAGTTTATGCCATGTAATTAATTTGGCGCTTGGATCATTCTTGTCAGTTTGAGGATTTTCAAATGAAATGGGCCTTTGAAACACTGCAACGGTATCGtaaaagattttgcatgtttaatGATGACGTACAGGTTAGTATTTGGAGCAAATTGTCACTGTTTTATAGCATGGAGGACccattgtgaatttgtgattaTGATAGTTTGCTCCATAATTACAGGGAACTGCTGGTGTTGCACTTGCAGGGCTATTGGGAGCCGTGAGAGCTCAGGGATGGCAACTGGCCGACTTTGTGAAGCAAAAGATAGTTGTGGTGGGAGCTGGGAGGTACCTGATAAATTATTGCTTAATCTAAGCATTATGAATTGCTTTCTATATGGAACATGCTCGTCTTTGCATTTGTTATTAGCCACTCTCTTTTCTGCTTTCAGTGCAGGGCTTGGTGTTCTTAACATGTCTGTACAGGCTGCCGCAAGAATGTCAGGGAACAGTGAAACAGCTACAAAGCCTTTTTTCCTGCTAGATAAAGATGTATAATCCTACTCTTTTCTGTTCTAGCAGTTTTTGTAATAACACATGGCATATCCCCTTCGCCGGAAAAAGACATTGTTTTAACTTCAGATCATGTTGATTAATTGCATTCATTTCAGGACATATCTATCAAGGATAGTTCTTTTGGTTTAATAGGTTATATTTGATGCATTAGTCATAGTGATATTTTGTTGTTAGTTAAAATGATCAAGGAGTTAGAATATGATCTTAAGTTTTTCATGTAGATGAAATAATATTTACTTACATCACGGAAGCATCTGACTGATCAATTAATTCAGGCTTTTAATTTTTGGTGCAGGGTCTCGTCACTAAAGAGAGGAAACATATTGATCCTGCAGCGGCACCATTTGCTAAAAACTTGAGTGATATCGAAGGACTAGGACTTAGGGAGGGAGCTAGTCTGATTGAAGTGGTATACTGCTTAACACagctttaataaaattttattaaatatttaatgTTTATTTTGGAATATCTTGGTTGAGGGAGTTGAACCACTCACCTTTAGAATATACACGCTTCATAATTCATTGATAACACTTTTTAATTGCTTATGCCTGAATGTTATGCAGGTTAAAAAGGTCAAGCCCCATGTGTTGCTTGGTTTGTCTGGAGTTGGTGGGATCTTCCATGAGGAGGTAAAAACCCAACTCAGTTTTGTTCGCAATTTCAACACCCCCCCTCCCTCCCGAGTAGTATTACCTTGAGAAGCATTTTAcataaaaaatcatttttactattttttttttcctgatttagATTTGTGATTCGATGTTTCTCTCTGGttccttatattttttttggttttcttataAATCAGGTGCTCAAGGCCATGCGAGAATCTGATTCGCCAAAACCTGCTATTTTTGCTATGTCCAATCCCACCATGAATGGTTCATTTTGGCtatccttttcaagtttttacagTTCATGCTAATTTTTTTCCCCAGTTGACATGGTTTCTGTAACTCTATGTAACAGCGGAATGCACTGCCACTGATGCTTTTAAGCATGCCGGAGAAAACATAGTTTTTGCCAGTGGAAGCCCTTTTGAAAATGTTGATCTCGGTATGCTACAATCTTGTTGATGTTTATCCTTCATATATTTTGAAATACGTTTGGCACATTATTATGAGCAAGATGAGTGGTGTTTCTTTACCTAAAATTTTAGCTTCTGCAGTCTGCATTAGCAAATAACAActaacattattttttgttttttactaaTCCTCACAACCACGATGTTTTTCAGGAAACGGAAAAGTGGGGCATGTAAATCAAGCAAATAACATGTACCTGTTTCCCGGGTTTGTGTCTTTCTTTTACCTCTTTCATTTATCAGAGtgaaacctagaggtcacaaggtTCAATTGCtgaaaatagtctctccacatattatgtggggtaaggtttgcgtatATCCTATTTGTCCTTGACTccgcccattgcgggagccttggGCACGGAAGTTGTTTATGTATTTTTTGGAGAATTCGTATCTTTTGCTAATTATGTTTAATCATACTGACAACAATATTTCTGCCTTCTGTTAGGATTGGTTTGGGAACTCTTCTATCAGGTGCTCGTATTATAACAGATGGAATGCTACAAGCCGCTTCTGAATGGTATAATACTCATAATGTTTTTGATCCTTGCTTCAGTGTTTTATTTATGTAAGAACCAGTGTTTTTGCTGAAGAAGGATAGAGGAATGTTTTGATTGACTGTAATGTAAGAGCTCCAAGTATATTTAATCCTA
This sequence is a window from Tripterygium wilfordii isolate XIE 37 chromosome 8, ASM1340144v1, whole genome shotgun sequence. Protein-coding genes within it:
- the LOC120003492 gene encoding uncharacterized protein LOC120003492, translated to MGGGGDHGHGAEGAHDPADFRSKVWSMSGGPNCRPKHWRRNTAVAMAGIFLICIPIAMKSAELEQRPHHPVRPIPSQLWCKNFGNKEY
- the LOC120004431 gene encoding NAD-dependent malic enzyme 59 kDa isoform, mitochondrial-like, which gives rise to MWNLARIAASSLNRSRRFSTLIPGPSMVHKRGADILHDPWFNKDTGFPLTERDRLGLRGLLPPRVISFEQQYTRFMESYQSLEKNTKGQPEGVVSLAKWRILNRLHDRNETLYYRVLIDNIKDFAPIIYTPTVGLVCQNYSGLFRRPRGMYFSAKDKGEMMSMIYNWPAQQVDMIVLTDGSRILGLGDLGVQGIGIPIGKLDMYVAAAGINPQRILPVMLDVGTNNQKLLEDQLYLGVRQPRLEGEEYLSIVDEFMEAVFTRWPKAIVQFEDFQMKWAFETLQRYRKRFCMFNDDVQGTAGVALAGLLGAVRAQGWQLADFVKQKIVVVGAGSAGLGVLNMSVQAAARMSGNSETATKPFFLLDKDGLVTKERKHIDPAAAPFAKNLSDIEGLGLREGASLIEVVKKVKPHVLLGLSGVGGIFHEEVLKAMRESDSPKPAIFAMSNPTMNAECTATDAFKHAGENIVFASGSPFENVDLGNGKVGHVNQANNMYLFPGIGLGTLLSGARIITDGMLQAASECLASYMTDEEIQKGILYPSINSIRDITAEVGAAVLRAAIAEELAEGHGDIGPRELMLMSKEETVEYVKHNMWFPVYSPLVHEE